One window from the genome of Luteithermobacter gelatinilyticus encodes:
- a CDS encoding formimidoylglutamate deiminase — protein sequence MTQIILQKAYLEEGWRDNVLLELDARGHITKIQASVENSRGRRIRGYALPTVINCHSHAFQRAMAGLAEYRASTQDSFWTWRQLMYHFAGRINPEDLYHLARGLYLELAKGGYGGVCEFHYLHHQPGGVVYDDPAELSLSLMRAAAEVGLALTLLPVMYMTSGFGASGLLPEQRRFALDPEAYATLWASLKARLGDNQSLGLAFHSLRAVPLDALREMENFAPEAVRHIHIAEQVKEVEDCRLWCGQRPVDYLMSHVEVDERWCLVHATHLDSGERQKLAQSGAVAGLCPTTEANLGDGLFPLADYLEDGGCIAIGSDSHVSRDLREELRWLEYGQRLWYRHRNLAASVQTPHTGERLLRAALMGGARASGLKTGALAVGQRADLMILDPEAPAFAGCPDEALIDSFVFNGTTPVIKDVMVRGQWIIRDGRHKVEDDIVRNFRATMEKLLAAPKSG from the coding sequence ATGACGCAGATTATACTGCAAAAAGCCTATTTGGAAGAAGGCTGGCGGGACAATGTCCTGCTGGAACTGGATGCGCGTGGCCATATTACCAAGATACAGGCCAGCGTGGAAAATTCCCGCGGTCGGCGAATCAGGGGATATGCCTTGCCGACGGTGATCAATTGTCATTCCCATGCGTTCCAGCGGGCCATGGCGGGGCTTGCGGAATACCGGGCGTCCACACAGGACAGCTTCTGGACTTGGCGGCAGTTAATGTATCATTTTGCCGGCCGAATCAATCCGGAAGACCTGTATCATCTGGCCCGCGGGCTTTATCTTGAACTGGCCAAAGGCGGATATGGCGGGGTTTGCGAATTTCATTACCTGCATCACCAGCCGGGGGGTGTGGTTTATGACGATCCGGCGGAGCTGTCCCTGTCGTTAATGCGGGCGGCGGCGGAGGTGGGGCTGGCGCTCACGCTGCTGCCGGTGATGTATATGACCAGCGGGTTTGGCGCCAGCGGCCTGCTGCCGGAACAAAGGCGGTTCGCGCTTGATCCTGAGGCTTACGCAACACTCTGGGCCAGTCTGAAAGCACGACTGGGCGATAACCAGTCCTTGGGCCTCGCATTTCACAGCCTGCGCGCTGTGCCCCTGGACGCTCTGCGGGAGATGGAAAATTTCGCCCCCGAGGCGGTTCGCCACATTCATATCGCCGAACAGGTCAAGGAGGTGGAGGACTGCCGGCTATGGTGCGGCCAGCGTCCGGTGGATTATCTGATGAGCCATGTGGAAGTGGACGAACGCTGGTGCCTGGTGCATGCGACCCACCTGGACAGTGGTGAGCGGCAAAAGCTGGCGCAAAGTGGCGCGGTGGCGGGCCTGTGCCCCACGACGGAAGCCAATCTGGGAGATGGGTTGTTCCCGTTGGCCGATTATCTGGAGGACGGCGGGTGCATCGCCATTGGTTCGGACAGCCATGTCAGCCGCGATCTTCGGGAAGAGTTGCGCTGGCTGGAATATGGCCAGCGGCTCTGGTATCGTCACCGCAATCTTGCCGCCAGTGTGCAGACGCCTCATACGGGGGAACGGCTGTTGCGGGCAGCGCTGATGGGCGGTGCCCGGGCCAGCGGTTTGAAGACAGGCGCGCTTGCCGTGGGTCAGCGGGCCGATCTGATGATTCTTGATCCGGAAGCCCCCGCTTTTGCGGGATGTCCCGATGAGGCCTTGATCGACAGTTTTGTCTTTAACGGGACGACGCCGGTCATTAAGGATGTTATGGTGCGCGGACAGTGGATCATCCGCGATGGCCGCCACAAAGTGGAAGACGATATTGTCCGGAATTTCCGGGCGACCATGGAAAAACTTCTGGCGGCGCCAAAGTCCGGATAA